A part of Biomphalaria glabrata chromosome 3, xgBioGlab47.1, whole genome shotgun sequence genomic DNA contains:
- the LOC129925308 gene encoding uncharacterized protein LOC129925308, whose product MDTWTLKSSYFLLCYLLATEGSQATNNGIEIIPQEQPTNRIAPNPEVSSTAHVRDQHNQWQVTSRSSGRVFRPPESHVKPDYVSIHRERTNAPFTLQSEMSSVYPFIDATRAMDYFDTYDSRPRPKRWPLKILLDTEQTTAVDEGHEKLGDIRDNDHGAIKNMNENLSILNPSAGDKLSETIVLQKGGSISEDLMHLTSHPTTASMQGPKLVPGRKNKNQNRKKRKNPSAKQLGVGLQSKFTFDVHQSLGLEKSLSPSSSTQPRLNKTRNIHRNQGKGKKVRKQSKKRTSKTATPSEQTTWLSTPILAVSATSDKKPNGSSLRHPELTTQTYMAEKISLSFTSIKPHLTKNPEEQTLAAESVVGNSGEHPAEMLSNTSTTAPEPHVSDQVSPQGENRWRSENLSADIPPNTQQVSLISTNSSEIRDEFLPSQDFKSDLSNRSDQGQQNFVSGNQSLDLTQPTRQPNVDLKLVNMSDTSFLERDATSTRTQEKVTHVYKNAYDFLSSQTGLIRRQRPRKFDAFHQEFSERMCALFGKKFVRTPIGGKCE is encoded by the coding sequence GAAGCCAAGCGACAAATAATGGAATCGAAATAATTCCGCAAGAGCAACCAACCAATAGGATTGCTCCAAATCCGGAAGTGAGCTCCACTGCGCACGTCAGAGATCAACATAACCAATGGCAAGTAACCTCTCGGTCGTCCGGTCGAGTTTTCCGGCCACCAGAAAGCCACGTAAAACCAGACTATGTTTCAATCCATAGAGAGAGAACGAACGCTCCTTTCACGCTGCAGTCAGAGATGTCCAGTGTATACCCTTTTATTGACGCCACTAGGGCGATGGACTACTTTGACACATACGACTCAAGGCCAAGACCTAAACGATGGCCGCTTAAAATCTTGCTTGATACTGAGCAGACGACAGCAGTAGATGAAGGTCATGAAAAACTTGGAGATATCAGAGACAACGATCATGGTGCAATCAAAAACATGAACGAGAATTTGTCAATCTTAAATCCTTCCGCAGGTGATAAATTAAGTGAAACAATTGTATTACAAAAAGGCGGGAGTATCTCTGAGGATCTCATGCATCTCACAAGTCACCCTACTACCGCATCTATGCAAGGCCCAAAACTTGTGCCAGGTAGAAAgaacaaaaatcaaaaccggaaaaaaagaaaaaatccttCCGCTAAGCAATTAGGCGTAGGATTACAAAGTAAATTTACATTCGATGTTCATCAAAGTCTTGGTCTTGAGAAAAGTTTGTCTCCTTCTTCTTCAACCCAGCCTAGATTGAATAAAACCAGAAATATTCATCGCAACCAAGGTAAGGGGAAAAAAGTGAGAAAGCAGTCAAAGAAGAGGACCAGCAAAACAGCAACTCCGAGTGAACAGACTACTTGGTTAAGTACTCCAATATTGGCCGTGTCAGCTACGAGCGACAAGAAACCAAACGGCTCCTCTTTAAGGCACCCTGAATTAACCACGCAGACTTATATGGCAGAGAAGATCTCTTTAAGTTTCACCAGTATAAAGCCGCACCTAACAAAAAACCCAGAAGAGCAAACTCTTGCAGCAGAATCGGTTGTGGGTAATTCTGGCGAACATCCGGCGGAAATGCTGAGTAACACCTCGACAACTGCTCCGGAGCCCCACGTGTCAGATCAAGTCTCACCTCAGGGAGAGAACCGATGGAGATCAGAAAACCTCTCAGCAGACATACCGCCAAACACTCAACAGGTGTCTCTGATATCTACGAATTCTTCAGAAATACGCGACGAGTTCCTTCCATCACAAGACTTCAAGTCAGATCTTTCAAACCGCTCAGACCAAGGACAGCAGAATTTTGTTTCAGGAAACCAATCGCTGGACTTGACGCAACCCACAAGACAACCAAATGTGGATTTGAAACTGGTGAACATGTCGGATACGTCTTTCTTGGAGAGGGACGCAACTTCCACCAGAACTCAAGAAAAAGTAACTCATGTTTACAAAAACGCCTACGATTTTCTTTCCAGTCAGACGGGACTTATTCGCCGCCAGAGGCCGAGAAAGTTTGACGCTTTCCATCAGGAATTCTCTGAAAGAATGTGCGCACTGTTTGGCAAAAAGTTTGTGCGGACACCGATAGGAGGGAAGTGTGAGTGA